From a region of the Acidobacteriota bacterium genome:
- a CDS encoding NADH-quinone oxidoreductase subunit A — protein MQGWLSIVLLALLGVAFALGSIIMARLLGPRNPTAEKEAPYECGMPPVGDARERHSVKFYLVAMIFLLFDIEVAFLYPWAMALRDLRWMGFIQVLVFFAILVAGYTYVWKKGALKWDKP, from the coding sequence ATGCAGGGCTGGCTGTCGATTGTCCTTCTGGCTCTCCTGGGCGTGGCGTTCGCCCTGGGGTCGATCATCATGGCAAGGCTGCTCGGGCCGCGGAATCCGACGGCCGAGAAGGAAGCGCCGTACGAGTGCGGGATGCCGCCGGTTGGCGACGCGCGTGAGCGCCATTCGGTGAAGTTCTACCTCGTGGCGATGATCTTCCTGCTGTTCGACATCGAAGTCGCCTTCCTGTATCCCTGGGCCATGGCCCTGCGCGATTTGCGCTGGATGGGGTTTATCCAGGTGCTGGTGTTTTTCGCGATCCTCGTAGCCGGCTATACGTACGTGTGGAAGAAGGGCGCCTTGAAATGGGACAAGCCCTGA
- the gmhA gene encoding D-sedoheptulose 7-phosphate isomerase: MASDFAEVVLRTLAAAVRLHEQAQTSSVDATVAATELMVASLRSGGKILVCGNGGSASDSQHFAAELVGRFERERRALPSIALTTDTSILTAIGNDYAYDRVFARQVEAIGRAGDVLLGISTSGGSRNVLEAFGVAKAGGLTTVALTGRDGGLVGAAADIHVNVPSPSTARVQEVHRTLMHAMCELIERELYA; the protein is encoded by the coding sequence ATGGCCAGCGACTTCGCCGAGGTCGTCTTGCGCACGCTTGCTGCAGCTGTCCGCCTGCACGAGCAGGCGCAGACCTCGTCTGTCGACGCGACGGTGGCGGCCACCGAACTGATGGTGGCGTCGCTGCGCAGCGGCGGGAAGATCCTGGTGTGTGGCAATGGCGGCAGCGCCTCCGACTCCCAGCATTTTGCGGCTGAGTTGGTGGGGCGCTTCGAGCGGGAGCGGCGCGCGTTGCCCTCGATCGCGCTGACCACGGATACGAGCATCCTGACCGCGATCGGCAACGACTACGCCTACGATCGGGTGTTTGCGCGGCAGGTCGAGGCCATCGGCCGCGCCGGAGACGTCCTGCTGGGCATCTCGACCAGCGGCGGATCGCGCAATGTGCTGGAGGCGTTTGGCGTGGCGAAGGCGGGCGGCCTCACCACCGTCGCGCTCACCGGCCGTGACGGCGGCCTGGTTGGTGCGGCCGCCGACATCCACGTCAACGTGCCGTCGCCGTCGACCGCGCGCGTGCAGGAAGTGCACCGGACGCTGATGCACGCGATGTGCGAGCTCATCGAACGGGAGTTGTATGCCTGA
- the nuoD gene encoding NADH dehydrogenase (quinone) subunit D, with the protein MPDLRTEVLTVNMGPQHPSTHGVLRLVLELDGETVLSVMPTIGYLHTGIEKTIEQKKWQQVVPLVERMDYLSSHSNTLSYVLAVEKLLGLDVPDRVKWIRVLLVELQRINSHLVWLGTHVMDLGAFTVMLYTFRERELILNVNELIAGFRMFPSYIRVGGLREDLTGGFHEAVRNILDLMPGKIDEYEDLLTKNQIFVNRTRGIGILSRADALAWGLVGPMARGSGDTYDVRKAFPYSGYETFEFDVPIGAKGDVFDRYLIRVDEMRQSVRICKQALDRISPRGAFAADDPRVVPPTKDKVYAEMEALIQHFLIYSQGFTVPAGEAYVPVEGPRGEHGCHVVSDGGNRPWRVKMRSPSLMACQAIEAMAKGGLIADVVAVIGSSDVVMGDADR; encoded by the coding sequence ATGCCTGACCTTCGCACCGAAGTGCTGACCGTCAACATGGGGCCGCAGCACCCCAGCACGCACGGCGTGCTGCGCCTGGTGCTGGAGCTCGACGGCGAGACGGTGCTCTCGGTGATGCCGACGATCGGCTACCTGCACACCGGCATCGAGAAGACGATCGAGCAGAAGAAGTGGCAACAGGTGGTGCCGCTGGTCGAGCGGATGGACTACCTGAGTTCCCACTCGAACACGTTGAGCTACGTGCTGGCGGTCGAGAAACTGCTCGGCCTCGATGTGCCGGATCGGGTGAAGTGGATCCGTGTTCTGCTGGTTGAACTGCAGCGCATCAACAGCCATCTGGTCTGGCTCGGCACGCACGTGATGGATCTGGGCGCCTTCACGGTGATGCTCTACACATTCCGTGAGCGCGAACTCATCCTCAACGTCAACGAGTTGATTGCCGGCTTCCGGATGTTCCCGAGCTACATCCGCGTGGGCGGCTTGCGGGAGGATCTGACGGGCGGGTTCCACGAGGCCGTGCGAAACATCCTCGACCTGATGCCTGGCAAAATTGACGAGTACGAGGACCTGCTCACCAAGAACCAGATCTTCGTCAATCGCACGCGCGGCATCGGCATACTCTCGCGGGCTGATGCCCTCGCCTGGGGGCTGGTGGGCCCCATGGCGCGCGGGTCCGGCGACACCTACGATGTGCGGAAGGCCTTCCCGTATTCCGGGTACGAGACGTTCGAGTTCGATGTACCGATCGGCGCGAAGGGCGACGTGTTCGACCGCTACCTGATTCGCGTCGACGAAATGCGGCAGAGCGTGCGGATCTGCAAGCAGGCGCTTGACCGCATCAGTCCGCGCGGCGCGTTCGCGGCCGACGACCCGCGCGTGGTGCCGCCGACCAAGGACAAGGTCTACGCCGAGATGGAAGCGCTCATTCAGCACTTCCTGATCTACTCGCAGGGCTTCACGGTGCCTGCCGGCGAAGCGTACGTGCCGGTGGAGGGACCGCGCGGCGAACACGGGTGCCACGTCGTGTCGGATGGCGGCAACCGGCCGTGGCGCGTCAAGATGAGGTCGCCGTCGCTGATGGCCTGTCAAGCGATTGAGGCGATGGCCAAAGGCGGGCTGATTGCCGACGTCGTCGCCGTGATTGGATCGAGCGACGTCGTCATGGGGGACGCGGACCGGTGA
- a CDS encoding NADH-quinone oxidoreductase subunit C, translating to MDSRAIVAALETLVPGARVEAVPAIDQPTVLVGAESLVAVCTALRDEPDLRFTALVDIVGVDMMPRVPRFDINYSLVATSVVARLRVKVQVDGDSPRIRSVVGVWPAAGFLEREVWDLLGVTFDGHPDLRRLLTPEDWTGHPLRKDYPVQIDAPVKVHEPLQMTEEQFRANIRNDRQIRKGDA from the coding sequence ATGGATTCACGCGCGATTGTCGCTGCCCTGGAAACTCTTGTGCCCGGCGCCCGCGTCGAGGCCGTGCCCGCCATCGATCAGCCGACGGTGCTGGTCGGCGCCGAGTCTCTCGTCGCCGTGTGCACCGCTCTGCGTGACGAACCCGACCTCCGCTTCACCGCCCTGGTCGACATCGTCGGCGTCGACATGATGCCGAGAGTGCCCAGATTCGATATCAACTACAGCCTGGTGGCGACGAGTGTTGTGGCGAGGCTGCGCGTCAAGGTGCAGGTGGACGGCGACTCGCCGCGGATTCGGTCGGTGGTTGGCGTCTGGCCTGCCGCGGGGTTTCTGGAGCGTGAGGTGTGGGATCTGCTGGGCGTGACGTTTGACGGCCACCCGGACCTGCGGCGGTTGCTCACACCCGAGGACTGGACAGGGCATCCGCTTCGCAAGGACTATCCGGTGCAGATCGACGCCCCGGTCAAGGTGCACGAGCCACTCCAGATGACCGAGGAGCAGTTTCGCGCCAACATCCGGAACGACCGGCAGATTCGAAAGGGCGACGCCTGA